A section of the Bacillus pumilus genome encodes:
- a CDS encoding DUF2164 domain-containing protein → MKPLTKEEKNQMMIAIQRFFAEEREEEIGELAAINILEFITKNLGSYYYNQGVRDSRNIAVQRSQLLEEDLFALEKR, encoded by the coding sequence TTGAAACCTTTAACAAAAGAAGAAAAAAATCAAATGATGATTGCCATTCAGCGTTTCTTTGCCGAAGAACGAGAAGAAGAAATTGGTGAATTAGCAGCCATCAATATACTAGAATTTATCACAAAAAACCTTGGAAGCTATTATTATAATCAAGGGGTTCGTGATAGCCGGAACATCGCTGTTCAGAGATCGCAATTGTTAGAGGAAGATTTATTCGCACTCGAAAAAAGATGA
- the ribE gene encoding riboflavin synthase codes for MFTGIIEEVGTVQSLSKKSADAMEIVIQCSHVLEDVHLGDSIAINGVCLTVTSFTKAQFAADVMPETVKATSLDQLTSGSPVNLERAMSSNGRFGGHFVSGHVDGTAVITRIEKKSNAIYYDLEMDKTLTDMLTQKGSIAIDGVSLTIFDLRDSHVTVSIIPHTLEGTIFPTKSMGEIVNIECDMIGKYIYRFLTKEKGEKQPSRLTPSFLKEHGF; via the coding sequence ATGTTTACGGGGATAATTGAAGAAGTAGGCACCGTTCAATCATTAAGTAAAAAGTCAGCAGATGCCATGGAAATTGTCATTCAGTGTAGCCATGTGCTAGAAGATGTTCACCTTGGAGATAGTATTGCGATTAATGGTGTATGTCTTACTGTCACAAGCTTTACAAAAGCACAGTTCGCAGCAGATGTGATGCCAGAGACAGTCAAAGCGACATCACTGGATCAGCTGACATCAGGCAGTCCAGTGAATTTAGAGCGGGCTATGTCCTCGAATGGGCGATTCGGCGGTCATTTTGTCTCAGGCCATGTTGACGGGACGGCAGTCATTACCCGAATAGAAAAGAAAAGTAATGCCATTTACTATGATTTAGAGATGGACAAGACCCTCACAGATATGCTCACACAAAAGGGTTCGATCGCAATAGATGGTGTCAGCTTAACTATTTTCGATTTGCGAGATTCACACGTCACAGTCTCTATTATTCCTCATACGCTTGAAGGAACTATTTTCCCGACTAAATCTATGGGGGAGATTGTGAATATAGAGTGTGACATGATCGGTAAATATATTTATCGCTTCTTAACAAAAGAAAAAGGCGAAAAGCAGCCATCCCGATTGACCCCATCATTTTTAAAAGAGCACGGATTCTAG
- the ribE gene encoding 6,7-dimethyl-8-ribityllumazine synthase — protein sequence MNTIQGHVVAEGLKFAIVVARFNDFITSKLLDGAEDTLLRHGANGDDIDVVWVPGAFEIPYMAKKLAETEKYDAVITLGTVIRGATTHYDYVCNEAAKGIAQSAMSTGVPIIFGVLTTESIEQAIERAGTKAGNKGSESAAAAIEMANLNRTFR from the coding sequence ATGAATACAATACAAGGGCATGTAGTAGCAGAAGGACTAAAATTTGCAATTGTCGTCGCGAGATTTAATGACTTTATTACAAGTAAATTGCTTGACGGAGCAGAAGATACATTGCTCAGACACGGAGCAAACGGTGACGATATTGATGTCGTGTGGGTACCGGGTGCTTTTGAAATTCCGTATATGGCAAAAAAACTAGCTGAAACAGAGAAATATGATGCTGTCATTACACTAGGAACAGTAATCCGAGGCGCAACAACTCACTACGATTATGTTTGTAATGAAGCTGCTAAAGGAATTGCTCAAAGTGCTATGTCAACAGGGGTACCGATTATCTTCGGTGTACTAACAACAGAATCCATTGAACAAGCTATTGAAAGAGCCGGCACAAAAGCTGGAAATAAAGGCAGCGAATCGGCTGCAGCTGCCATTGAAATGGCGAATCTCAATCGTACCTTTCGTTAA
- a CDS encoding TetR/AcrR family transcriptional regulator has product MVRQREFDKEKALDEAMMLFWEKGYRATTLSDLTEKMGIQRPSLYSAFGDKEELFEAALRKYTKHHAAHIRTKLQNNLSVKEAFHALFADLVEEEYREGPSKGCFCINTIVELAPHEEKFEILTREHQMYLSVIFEERIVQGIHLGELKSSLNAKALAQTLVVSFIGLTVLMKSRPERSFVDHSVATILSILK; this is encoded by the coding sequence ATGGTTCGACAACGGGAATTTGACAAGGAAAAAGCGTTGGATGAGGCAATGATGCTTTTTTGGGAAAAGGGGTATAGGGCTACTACATTAAGCGATTTGACTGAAAAAATGGGAATACAGCGACCAAGTTTATACTCAGCGTTTGGAGATAAAGAGGAATTATTTGAGGCCGCATTACGAAAATATACAAAGCATCATGCTGCCCATATTCGAACAAAACTTCAAAACAATCTTTCTGTCAAAGAAGCATTTCATGCATTATTTGCAGATTTAGTAGAAGAGGAATATAGAGAGGGTCCGAGTAAAGGATGTTTTTGTATCAATACAATAGTGGAACTTGCGCCACACGAAGAGAAATTTGAAATTCTTACAAGAGAGCATCAGATGTATCTTTCCGTCATATTTGAAGAAAGAATTGTTCAAGGTATTCATTTAGGTGAGCTCAAAAGCAGCCTGAATGCGAAAGCTTTAGCACAAACACTGGTCGTTTCTTTTATTGGACTGACCGTCCTCATGAAATCTCGTCCAGAGCGTTCATTTGTAGATCATTCTGTAGCGACGATACTTTCCATATTAAAATAA